From Larus michahellis chromosome 8, bLarMic1.1, whole genome shotgun sequence, one genomic window encodes:
- the CEP20 gene encoding centrosomal protein 20 isoform X1 produces MATIAELKAVLRDTLEKRGALGQIKARIRAEVFNALDDQSEPRPPLSRENLLINELIREYLEYNKYKYAASVLTAESGQPEVPLDRQFLAKELNVVEDTNGKSVRPLLYGIISHFLHGGKEESIQNTLPKVSLLNYPKQNLGKAPTERNQKDRIPEAGRMAGTSIEEPLVLQSINR; encoded by the exons ATGGCGACGATAGCGGAGCTGAAAGCAG TTTTAAGGGACACACTGGAAAAAAGAGGTGCTCTTGGACAAATAAAAGCAAGGATCAGAGCTGAAGTTTTTAATGCGCTGGATGACCAAAGTGAACCACGGCCACCACTGTCTCGTGAAAATCTCTTAATCAATGAACTAATTCGTGAATACCTGGAATATAACAAATATAAATACGCAGCATCTGTTTTGACTGCAG AATCTGGACAGCCTGAAGTGCCCTTGGATAGACAGTTTCTTGCCAAAGAGCTGAACGTAGTTGAAGACACAAATGGAAAATCAGT CAGACCTCTCCTGTATGGAATTATCTCTCATTTCTTACATGGTGGTAAAGAAGAAAGTATCCAGAATACCCTTCCAAAAGTGTCTTTACTGAATTATCCAAAGCAGAACCTTGGCAAAGCACCTACTGAGAGAAATCAAAAAG aTAGAATTCCAGAAGCAGGAAGGATGGCTGGCACGAGCATCGAAGAGCCCCTTGTTTTACAAAGTATAAACAGATGA
- the CEP20 gene encoding centrosomal protein 20 isoform X2 → MATIAELKAVLRDTLEKRGALGQIKARIRAEVFNALDDQSEPRPPLSRENLLINELIREYLEYNKYKYAASVLTAESGQPEVPLDRQFLAKELNVVEDTNGKSVPLLYGIISHFLHGGKEESIQNTLPKVSLLNYPKQNLGKAPTERNQKDRIPEAGRMAGTSIEEPLVLQSINR, encoded by the exons ATGGCGACGATAGCGGAGCTGAAAGCAG TTTTAAGGGACACACTGGAAAAAAGAGGTGCTCTTGGACAAATAAAAGCAAGGATCAGAGCTGAAGTTTTTAATGCGCTGGATGACCAAAGTGAACCACGGCCACCACTGTCTCGTGAAAATCTCTTAATCAATGAACTAATTCGTGAATACCTGGAATATAACAAATATAAATACGCAGCATCTGTTTTGACTGCAG AATCTGGACAGCCTGAAGTGCCCTTGGATAGACAGTTTCTTGCCAAAGAGCTGAACGTAGTTGAAGACACAAATGGAAAATCAGT ACCTCTCCTGTATGGAATTATCTCTCATTTCTTACATGGTGGTAAAGAAGAAAGTATCCAGAATACCCTTCCAAAAGTGTCTTTACTGAATTATCCAAAGCAGAACCTTGGCAAAGCACCTACTGAGAGAAATCAAAAAG aTAGAATTCCAGAAGCAGGAAGGATGGCTGGCACGAGCATCGAAGAGCCCCTTGTTTTACAAAGTATAAACAGATGA
- the CEP20 gene encoding centrosomal protein 20 isoform X3, whose amino-acid sequence MATIAELKAVLRDTLEKRGALGQIKARIRAEVFNALDDQSEPRPPLSRENLLINELIREYLEYNKYKYAASVLTAESGQPEVPLDRQFLAKELNVVEDTNGKSV is encoded by the exons ATGGCGACGATAGCGGAGCTGAAAGCAG TTTTAAGGGACACACTGGAAAAAAGAGGTGCTCTTGGACAAATAAAAGCAAGGATCAGAGCTGAAGTTTTTAATGCGCTGGATGACCAAAGTGAACCACGGCCACCACTGTCTCGTGAAAATCTCTTAATCAATGAACTAATTCGTGAATACCTGGAATATAACAAATATAAATACGCAGCATCTGTTTTGACTGCAG AATCTGGACAGCCTGAAGTGCCCTTGGATAGACAGTTTCTTGCCAAAGAGCTGAACGTAGTTGAAGACACAAATGGAAAATCAGTGTAA